In the genome of Gloeomargarita sp. SRBZ-1_bins_9, one region contains:
- a CDS encoding S-methyl-5'-thioadenosine phosphorylase, with the protein MVLPRVQIGVIGGSGLYRMEALTDVEEHHIPTPFGDPSDALFIGKLDGVPVAFLARHGRHHHLLPTELPARANIYAMKLLGVEYLISVSAVGSLQEAVKPLDLVVVDQFIDRTRNRVSTFFGEGIVAHITFEHPVCPALAQVLVEAIQALNLPGVTVHPRGTYVCIEGPAFSTRAESELYRSWGATVIGMTNLPEAKLAREAEIAYATLALVTDYDCWHPDHTSVSVEMVLANLRQNVANAQAVIREAVRRIAQVPPVSRAHRALKNAILTPLDQVPPATIEKLRPLLARYLPG; encoded by the coding sequence ATGGTGCTCCCCCGGGTGCAAATCGGCGTCATCGGTGGCAGCGGCCTGTACCGGATGGAAGCCCTCACCGACGTGGAAGAACACCATATCCCCACGCCCTTCGGCGACCCATCGGATGCCCTATTCATTGGGAAGTTGGACGGGGTACCGGTGGCATTTCTGGCCCGCCATGGGCGACACCATCACCTGTTGCCGACGGAACTCCCCGCCCGCGCCAACATCTACGCCATGAAGTTGCTGGGGGTGGAATATCTAATCTCGGTGTCGGCGGTGGGGTCGCTGCAGGAGGCGGTGAAACCCCTGGACCTGGTGGTGGTGGACCAGTTCATTGACCGGACGCGTAACCGGGTTTCCACCTTTTTCGGGGAAGGGATCGTCGCCCACATTACGTTTGAACATCCCGTATGCCCGGCGCTGGCCCAGGTGCTGGTGGAGGCAATCCAGGCGCTGAACCTGCCGGGGGTCACGGTCCATCCGCGCGGCACCTATGTGTGCATCGAAGGGCCAGCCTTTTCCACCCGTGCCGAATCGGAACTCTACCGCAGCTGGGGCGCGACCGTGATTGGCATGACCAATCTGCCGGAGGCCAAATTGGCTCGGGAGGCGGAAATCGCCTATGCCACCCTGGCTCTGGTGACCGACTACGACTGTTGGCACCCAGACCACACCAGCGTGTCGGTGGAGATGGTGCTGGCCAACCTGCGGCAGAATGTGGCCAATGCCCAGGCGGTCATCCGGGAAGCGGTGCGGCGCATTGCCCAGGTCCCCCCCGTCTCCAGGGCGCACCGGGCGCTGAAAAATGCCATCTTGACCCCCCTAGACCAAGTACCGCCCGCCACGATTGAAAAATTACGTCCCCTACTGGCGCGTTATCTGCCCGGTTAA